A region of Chlamydia crocodili DNA encodes the following proteins:
- the infA gene encoding translation initiation factor IF-1: MAKKEDTIVLEGRVQELLPGMHFKILLENGMPVTAHLCGKMRMSNIRLLVGDRVTVEMSAYDLTKARVVYRHR; encoded by the coding sequence ATGGCAAAAAAAGAAGACACTATCGTGCTTGAGGGTAGGGTGCAAGAACTCCTTCCCGGGATGCATTTCAAAATATTATTAGAGAATGGCATGCCGGTCACAGCTCATTTATGCGGTAAAATGCGTATGAGTAATATCCGTTTGCTTGTTGGAGATCGTGTTACCGTTGAAATGTCAGCTTATGATCTAACAAAAGCTAGAGTTGTATACAGGCATCGTTAA
- a CDS encoding SufE family protein — translation MEPSVCPLHHSGCLKKQHRISQMLFPEKFHKDALYNSLLDIGSQSKAFDKSKITRENLVLGCQSDLYLYEIHQEGRLFFFTYTEALISSGIAALFSEVYSGETPVTVLTCRPVFFDQLSQYLSIGRINGGESLYMRMKQISVRYLKSSE, via the coding sequence TTGGAACCCTCTGTATGCCCATTACACCATTCTGGATGTTTGAAAAAACAGCATCGTATTTCACAGATGCTATTTCCCGAAAAATTTCATAAAGATGCATTATATAACTCTCTTTTAGATATCGGATCACAGTCCAAAGCTTTTGATAAAAGTAAAATTACAAGAGAAAACCTTGTATTAGGTTGTCAGAGCGATTTATATCTCTATGAAATACATCAAGAAGGTCGGTTGTTCTTTTTTACCTATACAGAAGCTTTAATCTCTTCAGGAATTGCCGCTCTATTTTCCGAAGTATATTCTGGAGAAACACCAGTTACCGTATTAACATGTAGACCTGTATTTTTTGACCAACTCAGCCAATATCTATCCATTGGAAGGATAAACGGCGGGGAATCTCTATATATGCGTATGAAACAAATTTCCGTACGCTATCTAAAATCTTCAGAATAG
- a CDS encoding coiled-coil domain-containing protein, with the protein MYPNFIVIGGAILSVIAIALVSALLAHGKKEVRALHIELEASDAKIDQLLDQYNQLVDEYNNDSDDDDDEAIERLTADYNALAQQYNDLLQQYNELQDEKGWSEDEIADANAQRAIQLEQQNTDLQSQNNDLQEKNTELQNSYGALFLEKSEADIRIQELSENCERLQSEISDLKNLITEKEAEIAAEKSQSEAMLSQSQSLEEEIARLQMQIGENKSSSQKSQSQLEQQLSAQQELVTKTEEALKASKEEKQKLEDLLKEAVGTSTGITQQHQILVESSKNKVESLEKQVEQQQLKVETLQKQLEQEKIKVKELETQLESLKIKTEQEIKELKEKISKLEGDKRNLLAALETSQSNVNRLQEEITKLRETFNTTSKALQNENAKLKKEVNDLQTRLSVYTSNQNLICEKTVRTVKVQHTVTAKNNLQKVVRTTSHPVTDWEQKTVVINMQAFDKKSLKASKKASAGKESSLTADSEAENSHGLGSVPTRHSENEKPPVPPKPKKSKFFRFFRSNK; encoded by the coding sequence ATGTACCCTAACTTTATTGTTATTGGTGGTGCAATACTTTCAGTAATCGCTATTGCATTGGTGTCTGCTTTACTTGCCCATGGGAAAAAAGAGGTGCGAGCACTTCATATAGAATTAGAAGCATCAGACGCTAAAATAGATCAGCTATTAGATCAGTATAATCAGCTTGTTGATGAATATAACAATGATAGCGATGACGATGATGACGAGGCTATTGAAAGACTCACAGCAGATTATAATGCATTAGCTCAACAGTATAACGATCTCCTTCAGCAATATAATGAATTGCAAGATGAAAAAGGTTGGAGTGAAGATGAAATAGCAGATGCTAATGCCCAACGAGCTATTCAGTTAGAACAACAAAATACTGATCTACAATCCCAAAACAACGATTTACAAGAGAAAAATACCGAACTACAAAATAGCTACGGGGCACTATTCTTAGAAAAAAGTGAGGCGGATATACGGATCCAAGAACTTTCTGAAAATTGCGAAAGGTTACAATCTGAGATATCTGATTTAAAAAATTTAATAACGGAAAAAGAAGCCGAAATCGCCGCAGAAAAATCTCAAAGTGAGGCTATGCTCTCCCAATCACAGAGTTTAGAAGAAGAAATTGCTCGTCTTCAAATGCAGATAGGAGAAAATAAAAGCTCTTCACAAAAATCACAATCACAACTCGAACAACAATTATCTGCTCAACAAGAACTAGTTACAAAAACTGAAGAGGCTCTGAAAGCATCAAAAGAAGAAAAACAAAAACTTGAAGATCTATTAAAAGAGGCTGTAGGCACGTCTACAGGCATCACACAACAACACCAGATCCTAGTAGAGTCCTCAAAAAATAAAGTTGAAAGCTTAGAAAAACAAGTAGAGCAGCAACAGTTAAAAGTGGAGACTCTTCAAAAGCAATTAGAACAAGAGAAAATAAAAGTAAAAGAGCTAGAAACACAACTAGAAAGCCTTAAAATCAAAACAGAACAGGAAATTAAAGAACTTAAAGAAAAAATCTCCAAATTAGAAGGTGATAAGAGAAACCTTCTTGCTGCATTAGAGACATCTCAAAGCAACGTGAACCGTTTACAAGAAGAAATCACCAAACTAAGAGAAACCTTTAATACAACATCGAAAGCATTACAGAATGAAAATGCTAAACTTAAAAAAGAAGTTAATGATCTACAAACACGACTATCCGTCTATACATCAAATCAAAATCTAATTTGTGAGAAAACTGTTAGAACTGTCAAAGTACAACATACGGTAACTGCCAAAAATAACCTCCAGAAAGTTGTAAGGACAACTTCACATCCTGTAACTGATTGGGAACAGAAAACAGTAGTTATCAACATGCAAGCTTTTGATAAAAAATCTCTAAAAGCTTCCAAAAAAGCTTCAGCAGGCAAAGAGTCATCTCTAACAGCCGATTCAGAAGCAGAAAACTCGCATGGACTCGGAAGCGTGCCAACAAGACATTCTGAAAATGAAAAGCCTCCTGTGCCACCAAAACCAAAAAAATCAAAATTTTTCAGATTTTTCCGTTCTAACAAATAA
- a CDS encoding DUF2975 domain-containing protein — MQITDDKVFNKIPSLELPPPQRCVKIAQALIILITCLGVAACITAGILFPTLPTLIIIGGVFSALISIVLLVILIKKVLLELRKNNDTIIKGINLLRYEGNQFEHQQNNISDSFTDLNQKYQDLNKQYTKDKQYVQTTLDGYKKSLDNLNKDLDSIREQISKNAASLEILNPSNKKGFISKIKAKDSPAPTNT; from the coding sequence ATGCAAATAACAGATGATAAAGTCTTTAATAAGATTCCTAGTCTAGAACTACCCCCCCCCCAACGCTGCGTTAAAATAGCACAAGCCCTAATCATCCTAATCACCTGCCTAGGCGTTGCTGCCTGTATTACAGCAGGAATCCTTTTCCCTACATTACCTACTCTTATCATCATCGGCGGAGTTTTCTCAGCTCTTATTTCCATTGTACTCTTAGTCATTTTAATAAAAAAAGTTCTCCTAGAACTACGTAAAAATAATGACACGATTATTAAAGGAATCAATTTATTAAGATATGAGGGAAATCAATTCGAACACCAACAAAACAATATCTCCGATAGCTTCACAGATCTAAATCAAAAATATCAGGATCTAAACAAACAATACACCAAAGACAAACAATACGTTCAAACTACATTAGATGGATATAAAAAATCCTTAGACAATCTGAATAAAGATTTAGATTCTATCCGTGAACAAATATCAAAAAACGCAGCCAGTTTAGAAATTCTTAACCCAAGCAACAAAAAGGGCTTTATCTCAAAGATAAAAGCAAAAGATAGCCCTGCGCCTACTAATACTTAG
- a CDS encoding biotin transporter BioY → MSYSLTKKSWLLGILSSPVVQILEGSLFLALLAKITLPLPFTPIPVTFQTLGIYCIGVACSPMIAVSSVIAYLLEGLFLPVFYSSGYGIATFLGPTAGYLYAFPLVAVFISLLYRRFKNPNSYVLGAILAGAASITLLLGSLWLTYYFYMTSITDTVDLVRGLQLGAAPFVIGETLKILLVVQGRKALQFFKKRYF, encoded by the coding sequence ATGAGTTATAGTCTGACGAAAAAATCTTGGCTGTTGGGGATATTGAGTAGTCCAGTAGTTCAGATCTTAGAAGGGTCGCTTTTCCTTGCTCTATTAGCCAAAATTACCTTACCCCTTCCATTTACCCCCATTCCTGTTACCTTCCAAACTTTAGGAATCTACTGTATTGGTGTGGCGTGCTCTCCGATGATTGCTGTTAGTAGTGTCATAGCCTATCTGTTAGAAGGCTTATTCCTCCCTGTGTTTTATAGTTCAGGGTATGGCATAGCTACATTTTTGGGGCCAACAGCGGGATATCTTTATGCATTTCCTCTAGTCGCGGTATTTATATCATTACTTTATCGTCGATTTAAGAATCCCAATAGCTATGTCTTAGGGGCTATTCTTGCAGGAGCAGCATCTATCACACTATTATTAGGGTCATTATGGCTCACTTATTACTTTTATATGACGTCAATAACAGATACTGTAGATCTTGTGCGAGGTTTACAATTAGGTGCAGCACCATTTGTTATAGGAGAGACGTTGAAGATACTTCTGGTTGTTCAAGGAAGAAAGGCTCTTCAGTTCTTCAAAAAACGATATTTTTAG
- a CDS encoding DUF687 family protein, which yields MTAPTRLNPFSSSNNAQGNAEVRNDENTELVLEVGTEQASSNNQIAVISVPEAIVSVSQNRSPILATPAIRFLVQHLPPGNSLPRQYHRVGVGYVNGSSSTYREAMVEAMHLSEALGGGPVSGVYHSGRELTQRYLPFLGFLSQDSVVCQVLLAIWEEYFSQHPEGCFLQYFYGDGGHVINAALSVTPYIDRIEIIGISPTFYPRTGRVTTYRLSGDISSLLDREGFLLSQPRILSYSHNSFGVFFPSFCDPAFLEAIRSHMLDAAHVTVLHQTVGPATSLINVNAWEGILANNQVELISFSPGNSTFFDRVISLANSPLTFTDTAENYVDPGFIERCTVGLSMIVRVMDIVTLFFWTSDGQTMVSIGISAGIMGLALARYSLIVFTNSQRRRRRFRWLRLFALACAPMEILVNTADIVNALRLLIGYRMNGCDTALYAMLLNLGIFLNIQELITFPLTRIRGALQEYSFRLLSLRTSEEISEEQNQQETVVPAGRDMVQDARMVSEAALVAVHGLIFPYVSMVISMVGISLHSSCRMINGTEEDVITHPFPPFSEALEGGDVYAVSQVVNVVFCFFFFIANLVIFTRIFRVPHRRR from the coding sequence ATGACGGCACCCACACGTCTAAATCCTTTTTCCTCTAGCAATAATGCTCAGGGAAATGCGGAAGTTCGTAATGACGAAAATACAGAATTAGTATTAGAAGTTGGCACTGAACAAGCTAGTTCAAATAATCAAATAGCTGTTATTTCTGTTCCAGAAGCTATAGTTTCTGTATCTCAAAATAGATCCCCAATACTTGCGACTCCTGCAATACGTTTTCTTGTCCAACATCTACCTCCTGGAAATTCTCTTCCTAGACAATACCATCGTGTAGGAGTGGGATACGTGAATGGCAGCTCTTCAACATATCGTGAGGCTATGGTAGAAGCTATGCATTTAAGTGAGGCCTTAGGAGGAGGTCCTGTTTCAGGAGTTTATCATTCAGGGAGAGAGTTGACTCAAAGGTACCTTCCTTTTTTAGGTTTTCTTTCTCAAGATTCTGTAGTGTGTCAGGTTTTACTTGCGATTTGGGAAGAGTATTTTTCTCAGCATCCTGAAGGATGCTTTCTACAATATTTCTATGGTGATGGTGGGCATGTCATTAACGCGGCTCTATCTGTAACTCCTTATATAGATAGGATAGAGATTATAGGAATCAGCCCTACGTTTTATCCTAGAACAGGCCGTGTAACAACCTACCGATTATCAGGAGACATTTCATCACTTTTAGATCGTGAGGGTTTTCTTCTTTCTCAACCCAGGATTCTTTCTTACTCTCACAATTCTTTTGGAGTGTTTTTCCCTTCATTTTGTGATCCTGCTTTCTTAGAGGCAATACGCTCACATATGTTAGACGCAGCTCATGTAACTGTTTTACATCAAACGGTTGGACCTGCAACTTCTTTGATTAATGTGAATGCTTGGGAAGGAATACTAGCGAATAATCAGGTAGAGCTGATTAGCTTTTCGCCGGGAAATTCGACGTTTTTTGATAGGGTGATTTCCTTAGCAAACTCACCATTAACATTTACAGACACTGCAGAAAATTACGTAGATCCCGGATTTATAGAAAGATGTACTGTTGGGTTGAGCATGATAGTTAGGGTGATGGATATTGTCACACTATTTTTCTGGACTTCTGATGGTCAAACAATGGTTTCTATAGGTATATCTGCGGGGATTATGGGACTAGCTCTTGCACGCTATAGTCTTATTGTTTTTACAAATTCTCAACGTCGTAGACGGCGCTTTCGTTGGCTAAGACTCTTTGCTCTTGCCTGTGCACCTATGGAAATATTGGTAAACACTGCAGATATAGTAAATGCTCTACGCTTGCTTATAGGTTACCGTATGAATGGGTGTGATACTGCGTTGTATGCCATGCTGTTAAATCTTGGTATCTTTTTAAATATTCAAGAATTGATAACTTTTCCTTTAACACGTATTCGTGGAGCATTGCAGGAGTATAGCTTTCGTTTATTATCTTTGAGAACATCGGAAGAGATCTCAGAAGAGCAAAATCAACAAGAGACAGTTGTTCCTGCAGGAAGAGATATGGTACAAGATGCACGTATGGTATCAGAAGCCGCTTTAGTAGCTGTCCACGGGTTGATATTCCCCTACGTGTCTATGGTGATATCCATGGTGGGAATATCATTACATTCTAGCTGTCGTATGATAAATGGTACGGAAGAAGATGTAATCACACATCCTTTTCCGCCATTTTCAGAAGCTCTAGAGGGCGGGGATGTCTATGCTGTTAGCCAGGTGGTGAATGTTGTATTTTGCTTTTTCTTTTTTATAGCAAATTTAGTGATCTTTACCAGGATTTTCCGTGTTCCCCATAGAAGGAGATAA